The Nodosilinea sp. FACHB-141 nucleotide sequence AGGGCACTCTTCCTGTGTTGGAGCCTTGGGCCAAAGGGTGAGAAGGCCGACTTTGCCAAGTTCACGGGGCTTGCCCAACTGATGCTTTTCTACCTCCGCTAAGCAACTACTCGGCGCTTGGTGTCTCAGCGCCAACCTCTAGACTAGGCTGGCTAAACAGACCAAATACGGGGCCCACCAGCGCCCCAATGGCAAAGCCGCCGGCGTGGGCCCAATAGGCAATACCGCCGCTTTCCATACCGATCATGGCCGGAGCCCCAAGGCTGGCGAAGCCGTAGAATGCCTGCTGCACAAACCAAATGCCCAGATAAAATAACGCCGGAATTCTCAGCGGTAGAGGAAAAGGCCCTAGGGGTACCAGGGTGAGAATGCGCACCTCTGGGAAACGGAAGATGTAGGCCCCCATGACGCCCGCGATCGCGCCGCTGGCCCCCAAAGACGGAATCTCTGAACCCATGGCAAAGAACCACTGAGCTAGGTTAGCCAGCACGCCGCACAGCAGGTAAAACACCAAAAACCGCCCGTGCCCCATTTGGTCTTCGACGTTATTGCCAAAGATCCACAGGTAGAGCATGTTGCCGGCCACATGCAAAAAGCCACCGTGGAGAAACTGGCTGGTGAATATGGTCACCCATTCTTCAGCGTTGGGGGCTGAGACTCCCGTAGTGAAGCTAGTGGAAAGTTCGTCGGGCACTAAGGCCCAGCTGTGGAAAAAATCGGTTAATCCGTAGGCGGGCAAGCTGAGCTCATAGACAAAAATGGCTATGTTGAGCGCAATCAGCCCGTAGGTGACGTAGGGCGTACGCTGACCTGGGTTGTAGTCTTTTAGGGGTACCACCAGTGACCTCGCAAATAGTGCTGGAGACAAAGACACTATTACAGAGTGTTCAAAAAATGAAAATCTGTCTCTGGTTGGCCTTTGCGCCAGAGCTAGCGGCCTGCCGGTAGCAGAATGAACTCGGTATGTGGTGCTCGTGAGGCAATTGTCGTTGCGCCTGAAAGCCACCTGGATTTTGAATGCGGGGTTTGAGAATGCGATCGCTGGCGACCGACACAGATAGCTAAACTCAGAAGGAGCATGAAACCTGCTCTCACTATCCGTTTTGGGCAAGGGTATGGAGGTGAAGATCCAATGGGAATGCTGTCTGCTCAGCGACACAATTTTCTACACTGGGATGAGGGGCTGGGGCACAGCACTATTTCTAGGAACTACCATTCGTCACCACGCCCTCGAACAGCCATGACTAAACTCTTCACTTCTCGCGCTGGGTTAGTGATATCGCTGTCGTTGGGCACGCTGCTCTCCTGCTGCATTGGCCCTCCTGGCCCTCAAGGCATGCCCAAGGCTGGCAACGGCGAAGCGGCGGCAGCGGTGCCCGCTGACCCCTGGCATGGGGCCATTGGTGAAGCCAACCGAGCCAGCCAGCTAGCGGCAACCGCTGCGACCGCTGCCCAATGGCAGCAGGTGGCCGGGGCCTGGGGGCGATCGCTGACCCTGCTGCAAACCATCCCTGCCGATGACCCCCGCCATGTCTTTAGCCAGCGCAAGGCCCGCGAAT carries:
- a CDS encoding rhomboid family intramembrane serine protease, whose translation is MVPLKDYNPGQRTPYVTYGLIALNIAIFVYELSLPAYGLTDFFHSWALVPDELSTSFTTGVSAPNAEEWVTIFTSQFLHGGFLHVAGNMLYLWIFGNNVEDQMGHGRFLVFYLLCGVLANLAQWFFAMGSEIPSLGASGAIAGVMGAYIFRFPEVRILTLVPLGPFPLPLRIPALFYLGIWFVQQAFYGFASLGAPAMIGMESGGIAYWAHAGGFAIGALVGPVFGLFSQPSLEVGAETPSAE